A stretch of Aeromicrobium tamlense DNA encodes these proteins:
- a CDS encoding BCCT family transporter has translation MAIGTDRPADAFEPELEPRPEGRLDKVVFGVAAALALMVILWGILDQASLGARASEAQSWVIEYTGWLFVLATTGFVVFAIWVAASRYGKIPLGRDGEKPEFRTASWIAMMFSAGMGIGLMFWGVAEPLTFYLAPPPNTADAATDEAVQAAMAQTLFHWTLHPWAIYAVVGLAIGYGTFRLGRPQLISAVFTRILGRRRVEGPIGKAIDIMAIFATLFGSAASLGLGALQIGAGLEHNGWVESVGELLLVLIIVTLTILFILSAVSGVARGIQWLSNINMVLALVLAAFVFIAGPTLLMLNLLPTAIADYVEYLPQMAGRTDARGGSVADWLGAWTIFYWAWWVSWTPFVGMFIARISRGRTIRQFVTGVLLVPSMVSLVWFAIFGGSGISEAEAISGGETTVDSNYALFDLLQQYPIPAVTTVVVMLLVGIFFVSGADAASLVMGTLSQRGSIEPKTWLVIFWGGLTGAVAAIMLLIADPDDPVALEGLQALTIVAALPFLGVMVVLCVSLYRDLSTDPIIVREDLGQSLVEGAVLAGVDRHGEDFALVVEEAPSDDPTGPVVDGDDAIIDKSAKS, from the coding sequence ATGGCCATCGGCACCGACCGACCCGCCGACGCATTCGAGCCCGAGCTGGAACCACGCCCAGAAGGGAGACTCGACAAGGTCGTCTTCGGGGTCGCAGCCGCTCTGGCCCTCATGGTCATCCTCTGGGGAATCCTCGACCAAGCCTCCCTCGGCGCACGTGCCTCGGAGGCCCAGTCGTGGGTGATCGAGTACACCGGCTGGCTGTTCGTCCTGGCCACCACCGGCTTCGTCGTCTTCGCGATCTGGGTGGCCGCGAGCCGCTACGGCAAGATCCCGCTCGGGCGTGACGGCGAGAAGCCCGAGTTCCGCACCGCCTCCTGGATCGCGATGATGTTCAGCGCGGGCATGGGCATCGGCCTGATGTTCTGGGGCGTCGCCGAGCCGCTGACGTTCTACCTCGCACCGCCGCCCAACACCGCCGACGCGGCCACCGACGAGGCCGTCCAGGCCGCGATGGCGCAGACGCTGTTCCACTGGACCTTGCACCCGTGGGCCATCTACGCCGTGGTGGGCCTGGCGATCGGCTACGGCACCTTCCGTCTGGGACGGCCGCAGCTGATCTCGGCCGTCTTCACCAGGATCCTCGGACGTCGACGGGTGGAGGGACCGATCGGCAAGGCCATCGACATCATGGCCATCTTCGCCACCCTGTTCGGCTCGGCCGCGTCGCTCGGCCTGGGCGCCCTGCAGATCGGCGCCGGCCTGGAGCACAACGGCTGGGTCGAATCGGTCGGCGAGCTCCTGCTCGTCCTCATCATCGTGACCCTCACGATCCTGTTCATCCTGTCGGCGGTGTCCGGCGTCGCGCGCGGCATCCAGTGGCTCTCGAACATCAACATGGTGCTCGCGCTCGTGCTGGCCGCCTTCGTCTTCATCGCGGGCCCGACCCTGCTGATGCTGAACCTCCTGCCCACGGCGATCGCGGACTACGTGGAGTACCTCCCGCAGATGGCGGGACGCACCGATGCCCGAGGCGGCTCCGTCGCCGACTGGCTCGGCGCCTGGACGATCTTCTACTGGGCGTGGTGGGTGTCGTGGACGCCGTTCGTCGGCATGTTCATCGCGCGCATCAGCCGTGGCCGCACGATCCGTCAGTTCGTCACCGGAGTGCTGCTGGTCCCGAGCATGGTCAGCCTGGTCTGGTTCGCGATCTTCGGCGGCTCCGGCATCAGCGAGGCCGAGGCGATCTCGGGCGGCGAGACCACCGTCGACTCGAACTACGCGCTGTTCGACCTCCTGCAGCAGTACCCGATCCCCGCGGTCACGACCGTGGTGGTGATGCTTCTCGTCGGCATCTTCTTCGTCTCCGGCGCCGACGCGGCCTCCCTCGTCATGGGCACCCTGTCCCAGCGTGGCTCGATCGAGCCGAAGACCTGGCTGGTGATCTTCTGGGGCGGGTTGACCGGGGCCGTGGCGGCGATCATGCTGCTCATCGCCGATCCCGACGACCCCGTCGCACTCGAAGGGCTGCAGGCCCTGACGATCGTCGCTGCGCTGCCGTTCCTGGGCGTGATGGTCGTCCTGTGCGTGTCGCTCTACCGCGACCTGAGCACCGACCCGATCATCGTCCGCGAGGACCTCGGCCAGAGCCTGGTCGAGGGCGCGGTGCTGGCCGGTGTCGACCGCCACGGCGAGGACTTCGCCCTCGTGGTGGAGGAGGCCCCGTCCGACGATCCCACCGGTCCCGTCGTCGACGGCGACGACGCGATCATCGACAAGTCCGCGAAGAGCTGA
- a CDS encoding DEAD/DEAH box helicase, giving the protein MPLHPVLARHAERLVHVQHHPAVEPVVEPWPEWIDPEVRELFAAEGADVLWGHQAEALAALHDRRHVVVATGTASGKSLVYQAAALQSLREGRGGSGLSGARRPSVLYLAPTKALAADQLRRLPTGVPGLRPATVDGDNSREERAWARDHANWVLANPDILHRTILPQHDRWARLLAGLRVVVIDECHHYRGVFGAHVALILRRLRRICAHYGADPLFVLSSATVAEPAASAQRLIGAPVTAVTEDASPHAARTVAFWQPPLQAARDGVEVRRSAGSEASDLLTDFVVGGTRTLVFVRSRRGAEQLAMGTSRALAEVDPELAGRVATYRGGYLPEERRELEARLRSGDLLGLASTNALELGIDIAGLDAVVTVGFPGTRAALWQQWGRAGRAGVDSVGVMIARDDPLDSFLVHHPEAVLGAPVEATVFDPENPYVLGPHLAAAAQELPLTEADFGPFGPRAAEGVAALEAAGMLRRRAAGWFWTSRERAADLADIRSAGGHPVQIVEGTTGRLVGTVDAGSADAEVHEGAIYVHRGEDHLVESYDPDHGAAVVRRADVHHTTSARSATAVTVVEERRRVTWGPATVAFGDVEVASQVIGYQIRDRSTGRVIGEEPLDLPERTLPTAAVWWTLDTDVATGLMDPEALPGAAHAAEHAAIGILPLLATCDRWDIGGLSTALHPDTGKLTVFVHDGHAGGAGFAERGYEQMATWLRMTRHTIAECSCRDGCPSCVVSPKCGNGNHPLDKAGAVLLLDAVLASAPA; this is encoded by the coding sequence ATGCCCCTGCACCCCGTTCTCGCGCGCCACGCGGAGCGACTCGTGCACGTGCAGCACCACCCCGCCGTCGAGCCCGTGGTGGAGCCGTGGCCCGAGTGGATCGACCCCGAGGTCCGCGAGCTGTTCGCGGCCGAGGGCGCCGACGTGCTGTGGGGGCACCAGGCCGAGGCGCTCGCGGCGCTGCACGACCGACGGCACGTCGTGGTGGCCACCGGCACCGCCTCGGGCAAGTCGCTCGTCTACCAGGCGGCCGCGCTGCAGTCGCTGCGCGAGGGACGCGGCGGGTCCGGCCTCTCCGGCGCCCGGCGGCCGTCGGTGCTCTACCTCGCGCCCACCAAGGCCCTGGCCGCCGACCAGCTGCGGCGGCTGCCCACCGGCGTGCCCGGCCTGCGCCCGGCCACGGTCGACGGCGACAACAGCCGCGAGGAGCGGGCGTGGGCGCGCGACCACGCAAACTGGGTGCTGGCGAATCCCGACATCCTGCACCGCACGATCCTTCCGCAGCACGACCGGTGGGCGCGCCTGCTGGCCGGTCTGCGGGTGGTCGTGATCGACGAGTGCCACCACTACCGCGGCGTCTTCGGCGCCCACGTGGCGCTGATCCTGCGACGGCTGCGGCGGATCTGCGCGCACTACGGGGCCGATCCGCTCTTCGTGCTGTCGTCGGCCACGGTGGCCGAGCCGGCCGCGTCGGCCCAGCGGCTGATCGGGGCGCCGGTCACGGCGGTCACCGAGGACGCCTCGCCCCACGCGGCGCGCACCGTGGCGTTCTGGCAGCCACCGCTGCAGGCCGCGCGCGACGGCGTGGAGGTGCGCCGCTCGGCCGGCTCCGAGGCCTCGGACCTGCTCACCGACTTCGTCGTGGGCGGTACCCGCACCCTCGTCTTCGTCCGCTCGCGACGCGGCGCCGAGCAGCTGGCGATGGGCACGTCGCGGGCGCTGGCCGAGGTCGATCCGGAGCTGGCCGGGCGCGTCGCCACCTACCGCGGCGGCTACCTGCCCGAGGAGCGGCGCGAGCTGGAGGCGCGACTGCGCTCCGGCGACCTGCTCGGTCTGGCCAGCACGAACGCGCTCGAGCTGGGCATCGACATCGCGGGCCTCGACGCCGTGGTGACGGTGGGGTTCCCCGGCACCCGGGCCGCCCTGTGGCAGCAGTGGGGTCGCGCGGGGCGAGCCGGGGTCGACAGCGTGGGCGTGATGATCGCGCGCGACGACCCGCTCGACTCGTTCCTCGTGCACCATCCCGAGGCTGTGCTCGGCGCGCCAGTCGAGGCCACCGTGTTCGACCCGGAGAACCCCTACGTGCTGGGCCCGCACCTCGCGGCCGCGGCCCAGGAGCTGCCGCTCACCGAGGCCGACTTCGGCCCGTTCGGCCCCCGCGCGGCCGAGGGCGTCGCCGCGCTGGAGGCCGCGGGGATGCTCCGCCGCCGCGCGGCCGGCTGGTTCTGGACCAGCCGCGAGCGCGCGGCCGACCTCGCCGACATCCGCTCCGCCGGCGGCCACCCCGTGCAGATCGTCGAGGGCACCACGGGGCGTCTCGTCGGCACGGTGGACGCCGGATCCGCCGACGCCGAGGTCCACGAGGGCGCGATCTACGTCCATCGCGGCGAGGACCACCTCGTCGAGTCCTACGACCCCGACCACGGCGCGGCGGTGGTGCGCCGTGCCGACGTGCACCACACCACCAGCGCACGCTCGGCCACGGCCGTCACCGTCGTCGAGGAGCGCCGCCGAGTGACGTGGGGCCCCGCCACGGTCGCCTTCGGTGACGTCGAGGTGGCCAGCCAGGTCATCGGCTACCAGATCCGCGACCGCAGCACGGGCCGCGTGATCGGCGAGGAGCCACTCGACCTGCCCGAGCGCACGCTGCCCACCGCGGCCGTGTGGTGGACCCTCGACACCGACGTCGCCACCGGCCTGATGGACCCCGAGGCGCTGCCCGGTGCCGCGCACGCCGCCGAGCACGCCGCGATCGGCATCCTGCCGCTGCTGGCGACGTGCGACCGGTGGGACATCGGCGGCCTCTCGACCGCCCTGCATCCCGACACCGGGAAGCTCACGGTGTTCGTCCACGACGGCCACGCCGGCGGTGCCGGGTTCGCCGAGCGCGGGTACGAGCAGATGGCCACGTGGCTGCGGATGACGCGCCACACGATCGCCGAGTGCTCGTGCCGCGACGGGTGCCCGTCCTGCGTGGTCTCGCCCAAGTGCGGCAACGGGAACCACCCGCTCGACAAGGCCGGAGCGGTGCTGCTGCTGGACGCCGTGCTGGCGTCCGCACCCGCCTGA
- a CDS encoding STAS domain-containing protein yields MDLTLTERESPPFHVVEVAGEIDVYTAPRLREVVVGAIDDGHTRLVIDIENVAFLDSTGLGVLVGALKRVRADNGSLDIICTSERLLRIFAITGLDKVFGLHTSIDELVS; encoded by the coding sequence ATGGACCTCACGCTCACCGAACGGGAGTCACCCCCGTTCCACGTGGTCGAGGTCGCGGGGGAGATCGATGTCTACACCGCGCCACGCCTACGTGAAGTCGTCGTCGGCGCGATCGACGACGGACACACCCGCCTGGTGATCGACATCGAGAACGTCGCCTTCCTCGACTCGACGGGCCTCGGCGTGCTCGTCGGGGCGCTGAAGCGCGTGCGGGCCGACAACGGCTCCCTCGACATCATCTGCACGAGCGAGCGGCTCCTGCGCATCTTCGCGATCACCGGTCTCGACAAGGTCTTCGGCCTGCACACCTCGATCGACGAGCTGGTCTCCTGA
- a CDS encoding DUF7059 domain-containing protein: MATPDVGRLREAIDGFTVDAVHGILGDAAWRALARNETVPGLRATADGSTLSTLIRLFQLQAAVPRASAEAAFGDAWETALALGLVELDGDEARALLDLRPYGDETHDWWVVCDLTPGLDGRENPRDPSYVLGISEASSSLAQLTVRPQVDRALDLGTGCGVQALHLATHSRDVVATDVNRRATDLTRLTAAINGVDLDVREGSLFEPVAGERFDLISTNPPFVVSPPEGDRLVYRETGFPGDDVVRRIVTQAPDHLNDGGWCQVLAAWIHEDGVPWQERLASWIEPTGMDAWVVQRERVDLPEYAEMWLADAGLRHAPGHLERYDRWLSWFAEQRIEAMGFGWITLRKAGRATPQVRIEEWTGPVAQPVSSEFAAWAGRTDALDTGDLLDRAWRVGDDVVQETAGPVGAPDPAIIRAVRMGGLRPTRQLDTIEAGLVSASDGDLTAGQLLDAIAQLLEQDAAEVRRTYEPAVRELVADGFLV, from the coding sequence GTGGCGACCCCCGACGTCGGCAGGCTCCGGGAGGCGATCGACGGCTTCACCGTCGACGCGGTGCACGGGATCCTCGGCGACGCGGCGTGGCGCGCGCTGGCCCGCAACGAGACCGTGCCCGGGCTGCGCGCCACCGCCGATGGCTCGACCCTCTCGACGCTCATCCGGCTCTTCCAGCTGCAGGCCGCGGTGCCCCGTGCGAGCGCCGAGGCGGCCTTCGGCGACGCGTGGGAGACCGCGCTCGCGCTGGGCCTGGTCGAGCTCGACGGCGACGAGGCGCGGGCGCTGCTCGACCTGCGTCCCTACGGCGACGAGACGCACGACTGGTGGGTCGTGTGCGACCTGACCCCGGGCCTGGACGGCCGTGAGAACCCGCGCGACCCCTCGTACGTGCTGGGCATCAGCGAGGCCTCCTCGTCGCTCGCCCAGCTCACGGTGCGGCCGCAGGTGGATCGCGCGCTCGACCTCGGCACGGGCTGCGGCGTGCAGGCCCTGCACCTCGCCACCCACTCGCGTGACGTGGTCGCCACCGACGTCAACCGGCGCGCCACCGACCTCACCCGGCTCACCGCGGCGATCAACGGCGTCGACCTCGACGTCCGCGAGGGCAGCCTCTTCGAGCCCGTCGCGGGGGAGCGGTTCGACCTCATCTCCACCAACCCGCCATTCGTCGTCTCGCCGCCCGAGGGCGACCGCCTCGTCTACCGCGAGACGGGCTTCCCCGGCGACGACGTCGTGCGCCGCATCGTCACGCAGGCGCCCGACCACCTGAACGACGGCGGCTGGTGCCAGGTGCTCGCCGCGTGGATCCACGAGGACGGCGTCCCGTGGCAGGAGCGGCTCGCGTCGTGGATCGAGCCCACGGGGATGGACGCGTGGGTCGTGCAGCGCGAGCGGGTCGACCTGCCCGAGTACGCCGAGATGTGGCTCGCCGACGCCGGACTGCGGCACGCGCCCGGTCACCTCGAGCGCTACGACCGCTGGCTCTCGTGGTTCGCCGAGCAGCGCATCGAGGCCATGGGCTTCGGCTGGATCACCCTGCGAAAGGCCGGCCGCGCGACGCCTCAGGTGAGGATCGAGGAGTGGACCGGTCCCGTGGCACAGCCGGTGAGCTCCGAGTTCGCCGCTTGGGCCGGCCGCACGGACGCGCTCGACACGGGTGACCTGCTCGACCGCGCGTGGCGGGTGGGCGACGACGTCGTCCAGGAGACGGCGGGCCCCGTGGGCGCGCCCGACCCGGCCATCATCCGCGCCGTGCGGATGGGTGGCCTGCGCCCCACGCGCCAGCTCGACACGATCGAGGCGGGACTCGTCTCGGCCAGCGACGGCGACCTCACGGCGGGCCAGCTGCTCGACGCGATCGCCCAGCTGCTCGAGCAGGACGCCGCCGAGGTGCGCCGGACCTACGAGCCCGCGGTGCGCGAGCTCGTGGCCGACGGCTTCCTCGTCTAG
- a CDS encoding MFS transporter: MEKVTYGQVLRSPGTVPLYIAAFLARIPMMAVPLVLTLLVVEGLDASYGEAGIIAAVETIGAGLGAPWRGRMIDGLGVRRALIPSIAVLFVVYPLAATATYLWLLPLAFVMGLFIAPVHSIVRVSLAANLPSSHHRSAFALDSVIAEASFIIGPAAAGVLVVAASPEIALLAVGFTVALGLLILWWLDPPTRSEGQAPAERTRGFDWVTRDLMFLFLVSGGAMVALMSTDLGIIAVLRELDAVGLVGVVYLGWGLSSLVGGLIYGARPASIRPTYLLLAMGLLTMPVGIAHAPWTLALASIPAGLLCAPIMTACSEYIAKLTDESRRGEAMGWQATAFTVGGAAGAPVIGAAIDQWGAAAGFAAGGGIAVAIALVSLGGQRRPVPVRAE; the protein is encoded by the coding sequence GTGGAGAAGGTGACCTACGGACAGGTGCTCCGGTCACCCGGAACCGTGCCGCTGTACATCGCGGCGTTCCTCGCCCGAATCCCCATGATGGCGGTCCCGCTCGTGCTGACCCTGCTGGTCGTCGAGGGGCTCGACGCCTCCTACGGCGAGGCCGGGATCATCGCCGCCGTGGAGACCATCGGCGCGGGCCTCGGTGCACCCTGGCGCGGCCGGATGATCGACGGACTCGGCGTGCGGCGCGCGCTGATCCCCTCGATCGCGGTCCTCTTCGTCGTCTACCCGCTCGCCGCCACCGCGACCTACCTGTGGCTGCTCCCGCTGGCGTTCGTCATGGGCCTGTTCATCGCGCCCGTGCACTCCATCGTGCGGGTGTCGCTGGCGGCGAACCTGCCGTCGAGCCACCACCGCAGCGCCTTCGCGCTGGACTCGGTCATCGCGGAGGCCTCGTTCATCATCGGCCCCGCGGCCGCGGGCGTGCTGGTGGTGGCCGCCTCGCCGGAGATCGCGCTGCTCGCGGTGGGCTTCACCGTCGCGCTCGGGCTGCTCATCCTGTGGTGGCTCGACCCGCCCACCCGCAGCGAGGGCCAGGCCCCGGCCGAGCGGACCCGCGGCTTCGACTGGGTCACGCGCGACCTGATGTTCCTCTTCCTCGTGTCGGGCGGCGCGATGGTGGCCCTGATGTCGACCGACCTCGGGATCATCGCCGTGCTGCGCGAGCTCGACGCGGTCGGGCTCGTCGGCGTCGTGTACCTCGGCTGGGGCCTGTCGTCGCTGGTCGGCGGTCTCATCTACGGAGCGCGCCCGGCGTCGATCCGGCCCACCTACCTGCTGCTGGCGATGGGCCTGCTGACGATGCCGGTCGGCATCGCGCACGCGCCGTGGACGCTGGCGCTCGCGTCGATCCCCGCCGGGCTGCTGTGCGCGCCGATCATGACCGCGTGCAGCGAGTACATCGCCAAGCTCACCGACGAGTCCCGTCGCGGCGAGGCGATGGGCTGGCAGGCCACGGCCTTCACGGTCGGCGGTGCCGCCGGCGCGCCGGTCATCGGCGCCGCGATCGACCAGTGGGGCGCGGCGGCGGGCTTCGCGGCCGGAGGCGGGATCGCAGTCGCCATCGCGCTCGTGTCGCTGGGCGGTCAGCGCCGGCCCGTGCCCGTGCGGGCCGAGTAG
- the topA gene encoding type I DNA topoisomerase, whose translation MTSLVIVESPNKVRSIAAYLGDGYVVSSSVGHIRDLPQGADQIPAKYKGESWARLGVDIDNRFEPVYVVPAEKKKQIAELKKLLKEADELVLATDEDREGEAIAWHLFDELKPKVPVKRIAFNEITKEAIQRAIANPRDIDQDLVDAQETRRILDRLYGYEISPVLWKKVMSGLSAGRVQSVATRLVVERERERMAFRTASYWDLEATFGCDLEPSRFPAKLATVDGKRVASGSNFDSSGSLKGNVVHLDEPAAQALSTALEGREFTVRSVESKPYTRRPYAPFRTTTLQQEGSRKHGFGAQRTMSIAQKLYEGGYITYMRTDSVTLSQTALTAARSQVKELYGADYLPDKPRVYSSKVKNAQEAHEAIRPAGETFRTPQQTGLSGDELKLYELIWKRTIASQMADAKGNSVSIRIGAATENGQDVEFGASGRTITFHGFLKAYVESTEDPDAEGDDQQTKLPNLSEGDVVTAVELAAAGHQTKPPARYTEASLIKELEDREIGRPSTYASIVNTIQNRGYVYKKGTALVPAWVAFSVIRLMEQHFPRLVQYEFTAELEGVLDEISHGRENRVAVLEGFWSGEGETDTGLKRLVDNLPEIDARGLATFELGEGIAVRVGRYGPYVEGPPMVPAKDGGEQPTRANVPEDLPPDELTLEKAKELLATPAGMEKVLGTHPETGLEIVAKNGRYGPYVTESLPEDAKKGAKPRTASLFKSMDLDSIGLDDAVRLLTLPRVVGTDVDGTEITAQNGRYGPYLKKGTDSRSLESEEQLLTITEEQARAIYSQPKTYGRRAAAAPLKELGEDPTSGKPIVAKDGRFGAYVTDGEYNATLRKDDDIETLTHERAVELLAERRAKGPAKKGAKKTAKKATKKTAAKKTTAKKATTKKSAAKKS comes from the coding sequence GTGACATCACTGGTGATCGTCGAGTCGCCCAACAAGGTGCGCAGCATCGCGGCGTACCTCGGCGACGGCTACGTCGTGTCCTCCTCGGTGGGCCACATCCGCGACCTGCCGCAGGGCGCCGACCAGATCCCCGCGAAGTACAAGGGGGAGTCGTGGGCGCGTCTCGGCGTCGACATCGACAACCGGTTCGAGCCGGTCTACGTCGTCCCGGCCGAGAAGAAGAAGCAGATCGCCGAGCTGAAGAAGCTGCTCAAGGAGGCCGACGAGCTCGTGCTCGCGACCGATGAGGACCGCGAGGGCGAGGCCATCGCGTGGCACCTCTTCGACGAGCTGAAGCCGAAGGTCCCGGTCAAGCGCATCGCCTTCAACGAGATCACCAAGGAGGCGATCCAGCGCGCGATCGCCAACCCCCGCGACATCGACCAGGACCTCGTCGACGCGCAGGAGACCCGCCGCATCCTCGACCGCCTCTACGGCTACGAGATCAGCCCGGTCCTGTGGAAGAAGGTCATGAGCGGCCTGTCCGCCGGCCGCGTGCAGTCGGTGGCCACCCGCCTGGTCGTCGAGCGCGAGCGCGAGCGGATGGCCTTCCGCACCGCGTCGTACTGGGATCTCGAGGCCACGTTCGGCTGCGACCTCGAGCCCTCGCGCTTCCCGGCCAAGCTCGCCACGGTCGACGGCAAGCGCGTCGCCTCGGGCTCGAACTTCGACAGCAGCGGCTCCCTCAAGGGCAACGTCGTCCACCTCGACGAGCCGGCCGCGCAGGCGCTGTCCACCGCGCTCGAGGGCCGCGAGTTCACCGTGCGCTCGGTCGAGTCCAAGCCGTATACGCGTCGCCCCTACGCGCCGTTCCGCACCACCACGCTGCAGCAGGAGGGCTCGCGCAAGCACGGCTTCGGCGCCCAGCGCACGATGTCGATCGCCCAGAAGCTGTACGAGGGCGGCTACATCACCTACATGCGCACCGACTCGGTCACGCTGTCGCAGACCGCGCTGACCGCCGCGCGCTCGCAGGTCAAGGAGCTCTACGGCGCCGACTACCTGCCCGACAAGCCGCGTGTCTACAGCTCCAAGGTGAAGAACGCCCAGGAGGCGCACGAGGCGATCCGCCCCGCCGGCGAGACGTTCCGCACCCCCCAGCAGACCGGCCTGTCCGGCGACGAGCTCAAGCTCTACGAGCTGATCTGGAAGCGCACGATCGCCTCGCAGATGGCCGACGCGAAGGGCAACTCGGTCTCGATCCGCATCGGCGCGGCCACCGAGAACGGCCAGGACGTCGAGTTCGGCGCCTCGGGCCGCACCATCACGTTCCACGGCTTCCTCAAGGCGTACGTCGAGTCCACCGAGGACCCCGACGCCGAGGGCGACGACCAGCAGACCAAGCTCCCGAACCTCTCCGAGGGCGACGTCGTCACCGCGGTCGAGCTGGCCGCCGCCGGCCACCAGACCAAGCCGCCGGCGCGCTACACCGAGGCCTCGCTCATCAAGGAGCTGGAGGACCGCGAGATCGGTCGTCCCTCCACCTACGCCTCGATCGTCAACACGATCCAGAACCGCGGCTACGTCTACAAGAAGGGCACGGCGCTCGTGCCGGCCTGGGTCGCGTTCAGCGTGATCCGCCTGATGGAGCAGCACTTCCCGCGGCTCGTGCAGTACGAGTTCACCGCCGAGCTCGAGGGCGTCCTCGACGAGATCTCCCACGGTCGCGAGAACCGCGTCGCCGTCCTCGAGGGCTTCTGGTCCGGTGAGGGCGAGACCGACACCGGCCTCAAGCGCCTCGTCGACAACCTGCCCGAGATCGACGCCCGCGGCCTGGCCACGTTCGAGCTCGGCGAGGGCATCGCCGTGCGCGTCGGCCGCTACGGCCCTTACGTCGAGGGCCCGCCCATGGTCCCGGCCAAGGACGGCGGCGAGCAGCCCACCCGCGCCAACGTGCCCGAGGACCTGCCGCCGGACGAGCTCACGCTCGAGAAGGCCAAGGAGCTCCTCGCCACGCCCGCCGGCATGGAGAAGGTGCTCGGCACCCACCCCGAGACCGGCCTCGAGATCGTCGCGAAGAACGGCCGCTACGGCCCCTACGTCACCGAGTCCCTGCCCGAGGACGCCAAGAAGGGCGCCAAGCCCCGCACGGCGAGCCTGTTCAAGTCGATGGACCTCGACTCGATCGGCCTCGACGACGCGGTCCGCCTGCTGACGCTCCCGCGCGTCGTCGGCACCGACGTCGACGGCACCGAGATCACGGCGCAGAACGGCCGCTACGGGCCGTACCTCAAGAAGGGCACCGACTCGCGCTCGCTGGAGTCCGAGGAGCAGCTGCTCACGATCACCGAGGAGCAGGCGCGGGCGATCTACTCCCAGCCCAAGACCTACGGTCGTCGCGCTGCCGCCGCCCCGCTGAAGGAGCTCGGCGAGGACCCCACCAGCGGCAAGCCGATCGTCGCGAAGGACGGCCGCTTCGGCGCCTACGTCACCGACGGCGAGTACAACGCCACGCTGCGCAAGGACGACGACATCGAGACGCTGACGCACGAGCGCGCCGTCGAGCTGCTCGCCGAGCGCCGCGCGAAGGGACCCGCGAAGAAGGGCGCCAAGAAGACGGCGAAGAAGGCCACCAAGAAGACGGCGGCCAAGAAGACCACCGCGAAGAAGGCCACGACCAAGAAGTCGGCCGCCAAGAAGTCCTGA
- the aqpZ gene encoding aquaporin Z, translating to MTEAPEYTMAQRLGAEALGTFWLVFGGCGTAIFAATAIPVDAQMAVGVGWLGVALAFGLTVLTGAYAFGPVSGGHFNPAVSVGLAVAKRFAWRDLPGYVAAQVVGATLAGAVLLIIARGIEGGFDPVETGFATNGYGDRSPMGYSLASVALIEVVLTAVFLFVILGTTAKRAAVGFAGLSIGLALTLIHLISIPVSNTSVNPARSLGVAWFAGGDAMMQVWVFILAPVVGAAIAGFSHDFLLGRDRDPVA from the coding sequence ATGACCGAGGCACCCGAGTACACGATGGCCCAGCGGCTGGGCGCCGAGGCGCTCGGCACGTTCTGGCTGGTCTTCGGCGGCTGCGGCACGGCGATCTTCGCCGCCACCGCGATCCCCGTCGACGCGCAGATGGCGGTCGGGGTGGGCTGGCTGGGCGTCGCCCTCGCCTTCGGCCTCACCGTGCTGACCGGCGCGTACGCGTTCGGTCCGGTGTCGGGCGGGCACTTCAACCCGGCGGTCTCGGTGGGCCTCGCGGTCGCGAAGCGGTTCGCGTGGCGCGACCTGCCCGGCTACGTCGCGGCGCAGGTCGTCGGCGCCACGCTGGCCGGTGCGGTGCTGCTGATCATCGCGCGCGGGATCGAGGGCGGCTTCGACCCGGTCGAGACCGGCTTCGCCACCAACGGCTACGGCGACCGCTCGCCGATGGGCTACAGCCTCGCGTCGGTGGCGCTCATCGAGGTCGTGCTGACGGCGGTGTTCCTCTTCGTCATCCTCGGCACCACCGCGAAGCGCGCCGCGGTGGGCTTCGCGGGCCTGTCGATCGGCCTGGCGCTGACCCTGATCCACCTCATCAGCATCCCGGTGTCGAACACCTCGGTGAACCCGGCGCGCTCGCTGGGCGTCGCCTGGTTCGCCGGCGGCGACGCGATGATGCAGGTCTGGGTGTTCATCCTCGCGCCGGTGGTCGGCGCCGCGATCGCCGGCTTCTCGCACGACTTCCTGCTCGGCCGCGACCGCGATCCCGTCGCGTAG